A single Prochlorococcus marinus XMU1410 DNA region contains:
- the gatB gene encoding Asp-tRNA(Asn)/Glu-tRNA(Gln) amidotransferase subunit GatB produces MNNLESWEAVIGLETHVQLNTKSKIFTSASTAFGDAPNTHIDPVVCGLPGTLPVLNETVLEYAVKTSLALNLNVAEHCKFDRKQYFYPDLPKNYQISQFDEPLAENGWLEVEIIEKDKEPYIKTIGIERLHMEEDAGKLVHSGSDRLAGSKYSLVDYNRAGIALCEIVSKPDIRSGKEASEYASEIRRTVRYLGVSDGNMQEGSLRCDVNISVRKGPNAPFGTKVEIKNMNSFSAIQKACDYEIARQIEVYENGGKIFQETRLWDEAKQLTKSMRLKEGSSDYRYFPDPDLGPIEITKAQQEIWFKELPELPSKKRYKYVSQFGLSAYDARVISDEISMANFFEETVANGAEAKLASNWVTSDIVGYLKSNKLSFSELKLSPENLAEMINMISKNIISGKIAKEILPELIKKNISPKKLVEEKGLAMISDSSSISPIIDELINEHPNEVQAFKNGKTKLLGFFVGQLMKRTKGKADPKLANKLLIEKLNS; encoded by the coding sequence ATGAACAATTTGGAATCTTGGGAAGCTGTGATTGGTTTGGAAACTCATGTACAGCTTAATACGAAAAGTAAAATATTCACATCTGCGTCAACAGCTTTTGGTGACGCACCTAATACCCATATAGATCCTGTAGTTTGTGGTTTACCAGGAACTCTTCCAGTTCTGAATGAGACTGTTCTTGAGTATGCTGTAAAAACTTCGTTAGCATTAAATTTAAACGTTGCAGAACATTGTAAATTTGATAGAAAACAATATTTTTATCCTGATCTTCCTAAAAACTATCAAATTTCACAATTTGATGAGCCACTAGCTGAAAATGGTTGGTTAGAGGTTGAAATAATTGAAAAGGATAAAGAACCTTATATAAAAACAATTGGTATAGAAAGGCTACATATGGAAGAAGACGCCGGAAAACTAGTCCATTCAGGAAGTGATAGATTAGCTGGCTCTAAGTATTCTTTAGTTGATTACAATCGTGCCGGAATAGCATTGTGTGAGATTGTAAGTAAACCAGATATTAGATCAGGTAAAGAGGCATCTGAATATGCTTCAGAGATTAGAAGAACAGTTAGATATCTAGGGGTATCAGACGGAAATATGCAAGAGGGTTCATTACGCTGCGATGTCAATATTTCAGTTAGAAAAGGACCTAATGCTCCTTTTGGTACCAAAGTGGAAATAAAAAATATGAATTCATTTTCTGCAATTCAAAAGGCTTGTGATTATGAAATAGCCAGACAAATAGAAGTTTATGAAAATGGAGGAAAAATTTTCCAAGAAACAAGGTTATGGGATGAAGCTAAGCAATTAACGAAAAGTATGAGATTAAAAGAAGGTAGCAGTGACTATAGATATTTTCCTGATCCTGACTTAGGTCCAATTGAAATAACAAAAGCCCAACAAGAAATATGGTTTAAAGAACTACCAGAATTACCTTCAAAGAAAAGATATAAATACGTAAGTCAATTTGGGCTTTCTGCATATGATGCAAGGGTAATTTCTGATGAAATAAGCATGGCAAACTTTTTTGAAGAAACAGTAGCAAATGGTGCTGAGGCTAAACTAGCTTCAAATTGGGTAACAAGTGATATTGTGGGCTATTTAAAATCAAACAAACTAAGTTTTAGTGAATTAAAGCTTAGTCCTGAAAATCTTGCTGAAATGATTAACATGATTTCAAAAAATATAATTAGTGGAAAAATTGCAAAAGAAATTTTACCTGAACTTATTAAAAAAAATATTTCCCCGAAAAAATTAGTTGAAGAAAAAGGGTTGGCAATGATATCTGATTCTTCAAGTATTTCACCAATAATTGATGAACTTATAAATGAACATCCAAATGAAGTTCAAGCATTTAAAAATGGCAAAACTAAGTTACTTGGTTTTTTTGTTGGTCAACTTATGAAAAGAACAAAAGGTAAAGCTGATCCTAAACTTGCAAATAAACTTCTTATAGAAAAATTAAATAGCTAA
- the coaE gene encoding dephospho-CoA kinase (Dephospho-CoA kinase (CoaE) performs the final step in coenzyme A biosynthesis.), with amino-acid sequence MDILKKLKNNQRRIGLTGGIASGKTTITNYIRKHKNIPILDADHFSRELIKPNTYGYKKILDYFGNKIIDNKSNSEREINRKLLRNIIFKHSASKEWIEKLLHPLIKERMIEECSQYRNNQTILLVIPLLFEAKFEDICTEIWLVKCPKEIQKNRLITRDKISEKEAYELINFQLSFEEKRKFSDIILENSNDQNKWINTIKELL; translated from the coding sequence ATGGATATTCTTAAAAAATTAAAAAACAACCAAAGAAGGATTGGTTTAACAGGCGGTATTGCAAGTGGGAAGACAACCATAACTAATTACATAAGAAAACATAAAAATATACCAATATTAGATGCAGATCATTTTTCAAGAGAATTAATCAAACCAAACACATATGGATATAAGAAAATTTTAGATTATTTTGGAAATAAAATTATTGATAATAAAAGCAATTCAGAAAGAGAAATAAACAGAAAACTTTTAAGGAACATTATTTTTAAACATTCAGCAAGCAAGGAATGGATTGAAAAACTACTTCACCCTTTAATTAAAGAAAGAATGATAGAAGAATGCAGTCAATACAGAAATAATCAAACTATATTATTGGTTATTCCATTATTGTTTGAAGCAAAATTTGAAGATATTTGCACTGAAATATGGTTAGTTAAATGTCCTAAAGAAATACAAAAAAACAGACTTATCACAAGAGATAAAATTAGCGAAAAAGAAGCATATGAATTGATAAATTTTCAATTAAGTTTTGAAGAAAAAAGAAAATTCTCAGATATTATTTTAGAGAATTCGAATGATCAAAATAAATGGATTAATACGATAAAAGAGCTTCTTTAA
- the thiO gene encoding glycine oxidase ThiO → MAQENKNSILIIGGGLLGLSIAYEFSRNNFKVLVLSKNRNESAGFVAAGMLATHAEGLEDELLKFGQESQNLIPKWIQSIEQDSNIKCGLKKCGIVVPFKNKEDLEEFPTYEYGKYLNHKDLQTEINGMNSIWKHGLLFEQDGQIDNRRKLMRALERACSLNGVEFQEGSEVGDLIFEKNKITGATVLCATGEIKKINCEKAIICSGAWSKKIFNKIPVFPVKGQMLSIQGPTNFLKRVIFGPKTYLVPRDDGLIIVGATVEKDSKFNQGNTPNGIKQLQEGIRSLLPEAINWPQMEHWWGFRPCTPDLKPIIGKSKIENLYIATGHYRNGVLFSAITSDLLLKIVQNKNLKEIEKSFLEKFSLDRFAI, encoded by the coding sequence ATGGCACAAGAAAACAAAAATTCAATATTAATTATTGGAGGTGGACTTTTAGGTTTATCTATTGCTTATGAATTTTCTAGAAATAACTTCAAAGTTTTAGTTTTAAGCAAAAACAGAAATGAATCAGCTGGATTTGTTGCTGCAGGAATGTTAGCTACTCATGCCGAAGGGCTCGAAGATGAATTACTAAAATTTGGCCAAGAAAGTCAAAATCTAATTCCAAAGTGGATACAAAGTATTGAACAAGATAGTAATATTAAATGCGGTTTAAAAAAATGTGGCATAGTAGTTCCTTTTAAAAACAAAGAAGATCTTGAAGAGTTTCCCACTTATGAATATGGAAAATATTTAAATCACAAAGATCTTCAAACAGAAATCAATGGAATGAATTCTATTTGGAAACATGGTTTACTTTTTGAACAAGATGGTCAAATAGATAACCGAAGAAAACTGATGCGTGCACTTGAGAGAGCATGCTCCTTGAATGGAGTCGAATTTCAAGAGGGATCAGAAGTAGGGGATTTGATATTCGAAAAAAACAAAATTACAGGTGCAACAGTTTTATGTGCCACTGGGGAAATAAAAAAAATTAACTGCGAAAAAGCAATTATATGCAGCGGTGCGTGGAGTAAAAAAATTTTTAATAAGATTCCAGTCTTTCCTGTAAAGGGACAAATGCTATCAATACAAGGTCCAACAAATTTTTTGAAAAGAGTTATTTTTGGTCCAAAAACTTATCTAGTTCCCCGTGATGATGGACTTATTATAGTTGGAGCGACAGTTGAAAAAGATTCAAAATTTAATCAAGGTAATACTCCTAATGGAATAAAACAACTGCAAGAAGGCATTCGCTCTTTATTGCCAGAAGCTATTAATTGGCCACAAATGGAACATTGGTGGGGTTTTAGACCTTGCACACCAGATCTAAAACCAATAATTGGAAAATCAAAAATTGAAAATCTTTATATAGCTACAGGACATTACAGAAATGGAGTTTTATTTTCTGCAATAACAAGTGATCTTCTTTTGAAAATAGTTCAAAATAAAAATCTCAAAGAAATAGAGAAAAGCTTTTTAGAAAAATTTAGTTTAGATAGATTTGCGATTTAA